A single genomic interval of Antechinus flavipes isolate AdamAnt ecotype Samford, QLD, Australia chromosome 1, AdamAnt_v2, whole genome shotgun sequence harbors:
- the LOC127545859 gene encoding zinc finger protein 345-like, which translates to MASVLPLARPHQGSVTFQDVAVDFSQEEWGQLGPAQKELYREVMLENYRNLVGLGLAVSSAHVVCQLERGERPWVPEGDAPGSSHAGWETKFSASKLGIAIKESSQEILTRVDICVSNLEEAWKLKANLETPQSNKEKNIHKCDSYGEGEYNECGKPFTYNSSLMEYQTIHISKKLYECHECGKAFSQKAEIRQHQKIHTGEKPHECNECGKAFRRSSQLTEHQRIHTGEKPYECNECGKAFRQRSKLTRHQRIHTGEKTHVCNECGKAFHQSSALIQHQTVHTGEKPYECQECGKAFSLSTRFIVHQRIHTGEKPYECPECGKAFHQRTGLTEHQRIHTGERAYGCNKCGKTFCQRTGLTQHQRIHTGEKPYECKECGKAFCQRTRLTQHQRIHTGEKPFECKECGKAFRVRTLLTQHQIIHTGEKPFECKECGKAFRLSTGLSEHQRIHTGEKPYECNECGKAFRWSAGLSRHQTIHTGEKPFECSECGKAFRLSTALTEHQRIHTGEKPFECNECGKAFRLSIGLTEHQRNHTGEKPYECSECGKAFSQSTQLNRHQRIHTGEKPYECNECGKAFCQRANLTQHQTVHTGEKPYECNECGKAFSQSTALTGHLRIHTGEKPYECDECGKAFRLRTGLTEHQRIHTGQKPYECNECGKAFRLSKQLTQHYRIHTGERLLEGRAF; encoded by the exons ATGGCCTCCGTGCTCCCCCTGGCCCGGCCCCACCAG GGCTCCGTGACCTTCCAGGACGTAGCTGTGGACTTCTCCCAGGAGGAGTGGGGGCAGCTGGGCCCGGCCCAGAAGGAGCTGTACCGGGaggtgatgctggagaactaccGGAACCTGGTGGGCCTGG GGCTTGCTGTCTCCAGTGCCCATGTGGTCTGCCAGCTGGAGCGAGGGGAAAGACCGTGGGTGCCCGAGGGAGACGCCCCAGGAAGCAGCCATGCAG gTTGGGAGACCAAGTTTTCAGCTTCAAAATTGGGCATTGCAATTAAAGAATCATCTCAGGAAATACTAACAAGGGTTGATATATGTGTCTCCAATTTAGAAGAAGCCTGGAAACTTAAAGCCAATTTAGAAACTCCTCAgagcaataaagaaaagaatatccaTAAATGTGATAGCTACGGAGAAGGTGAATATAATGAATGTGGGAAACCCTTCACTTATAATTCAAGCCTTATGGAGTATCAGACAATTCATATTAGTAAAAAGCTTTATGAATGtcatgaatgtggaaaggctttcagtcAGAAAGCAGAAATTAGACAACATCAgaaaattcacactggagagaaacctcatgaatgcaatgaatgtgggaaggcctttcGCCGTAGTTCGCAGcttactgaacatcagagaattcacactggagaaaaaccttatgagtgtaatgaatgtggcAAAGCATTCCGACAGAGATCAAAACTTActagacatcagagaattcatactggagagaaaactCATGtttgtaatgaatgtgggaaggccttccaCCAGAGCTCAGCACTTATTCAACATCAAACagttcacactggagagaaaccttatgaatgtcaAGAATGTGGGAAGGCTTTTAGCCTGAGCACACGATTTATTGTACATCAgcgaattcatactggagagaaaccttatgaatgtcctgaatgtggaaaagcctttcaCCAGAGAACAGGACTCACAGAACATCAacgaattcatactggagagagaGCTTATGGATGTAACAAATGTGGGAAGACCTTCTGCCAAAGAACAGGACTTactcaacatcagagaattcatacaggagagaaaccttatgaatgtaaggaatgtgggaaagccttttgCCAGAGAACAAGGCTTACtcagcatcagagaattcacacaggagaaaaaccttttgaatgcaaggaatgtgggaaagccttccgAGTAAGAACACTGCTCACTCAACATCAGAttatccacactggagagaaaccttttgaatgtaaggaatgtgggaaagcctttcgCCTGAGCACAGGGCTGAGTGAgcaccagagaattcacactggagagaaaccttatgaatgtaatgagtgtggaaaggctttccgCTGGAGTGCAGGACTTAGCCGACATCAGacaattcatactggagaaaaaccttttgaatgtagtgaatgtgggaaggctttcCGTCTGAGCACAGCACTGacagaacatcagagaattcacactggagagaaaccttttgaatgcaacgaatgtggaaaagcctttcgTCTGAGCATTGGACTTACTGAGCATCAGAGAAATCACACAGGAGAGAAACCGTATGAATGCagtgaatgtgggaaggccttcagtCAGAGTACACAGCTTAAtcgacatcagagaattcatactggagagaaaccctatgaatgcaatgaatgtgggaaagccttttgCCAAAGAGCAAACCTCACACAACACCAGACCGTTCACACTGGTGAAAAGCCTTacgaatgtaatgaatgtgggaaagcttttagCCAAAGCACAGCCCTTACTGGACATCTGAGAAttcacactggggagaaaccttacgAATGCgatgaatgtgggaaggccttccgTCTGAGAACAGGACTCACTGAACATCAGCGAATCCACACTGGACAGAAACcatatgaatgcaatgaatgtggaaaggctttccgACTAAGCAAACAGCTTACTCAGCATTATAGAATTCACACAGGAGAAAGGCTTTTAGAAGGTAgagctttttaa
- the LOC127545870 gene encoding zinc finger protein OZF-like, translated as MAAKPPARGACRGSVTFRDVAVDFSREEWGQLGPGQKELYREVMLENYRNLVGLGLAVSSAHVVCQLERGEGPWVPEGDAPGSSRAVLETRLATKESASHPRLLSQESSQERLERDHPCDFNWREARKCGASFERQQNKEKNAPRYDIHTETKCNEYGKPFNYISELIEYNMPAHTREKCYEYKEYGKAFSRNLQFIESKKIHPGEKLCECKLCGKAFCHCSKLHQVLHTREKAYVCNGYEKGFHQRSALIQHQTIRSGERPLEYSESGKIFGSGFTGHQRNHTGEKPYECIDCGKTFSQSSQLTRHQIIHTGEKPYECNECGKAFRRSAGLSRHQTIHTGEKPFECKECGKAFRLSTALTEHQRIHTGEKPYECRECGKAFSQSTQLNRHQRIHTGEKPYECNECGKAFGQRAHLTQHQTVHTGEKPYECNECGKAFSRSTGLTGHQRIHTGEKPYQCNECGNNFRLSKQLTQHYRIHTGEAPYEGEAL; from the exons ATGGCTGCCAAGCCCCCAGCACGCGGGGCCTGTCGG GGCTCCGTGACCTTCCGGGACGTGGCCGTGGACTTCTCCCGGGAGGAGTGGGGGCAGCTGGGCCCGGGCCAGAAGGAGCTGTACCGGGaggtgatgctggagaactaccGGAACCTGGTGGGCCTGG GGCTTGCTGTCTCCAGTGCCCACGTGGTCTGCCAGCTGGAGCGAGGGGAAGGACCGTGGGTGCCCGAGGGAGACGCCCCAGGAAGCAGCCGAGCAG ttttggAAACTAGACTTGCAACCAAGGAGTCAGCCTCACATCCGAGACTTCTGTCACAAGAATCATCTCAGGAAAGACTAGAAAGGGATCATCCCTGTGACTTCAATTGGAGAGAAGCTCGCAAATGTGGTGCTAGTTTTGAGAGGCagcagaacaaggagaagaaTGCCCCTAGATATGACATACATACAGAGACCAAGTGTAATGAATATGGGAAACCCTTTAATTACATATCAGAACTCATAGAATATAATATGCCAGCTCATACTAGAGAGAAATGTTATGAGTATAAGGAATATGGGAAGGCCTTTTCCAGGAACTTACAGTttattgaaagtaagaaaattcatCCTGGAGAGAAGCTTTGTGAATGTAAATTATGTGGGAAGGCCTTCTGCCACTGCTCAAAGCTTCATCAGGTGCTTCATACTAGAGAAAAAGCTTATGTATGCAATGGCTATGAGAAAGGCTTCCACCAGAGATCAGCACTTATTCAACATCAAACTATTCGTTCAggagaaagacctttggaatacAGTGAATCTGGGAAAATCTTCGGTTCAGGGTTCACAGGACATCAGCGAaatcacactggagagaagccttatgaatgtattGACTGTGGGAAGACTTTCTCCCAGAGCTCACAGCTTACTAGACATCAGAtaattcacactggagaaaaaccatatgaatgcaatgaatgtgggaaggctttTCGAAGAAGTGCTGGGCTTAGTCGACATCAAacaattcatactggagaaaagccttttgaatgtaaagaatgtggaaaggcctttaggCTTAGCACAGCATTGacagaacatcagagaattcacactggagaaaaaccgtATGAATGCcgtgaatgtgggaaggccttcagtCAGAGTACACAGCTTAAtcgacatcagagaattcacactggagagaaaccatatgaatgtaatgaatgtgggaaggctttTGGCCAAAGAGCACATCTTACTCAACATCAGACagttcacactggagagaagccttatgaatgtaatgaatgtgggaaagcttttagTCGAAGTACAGGGCTTACAGGACATCAGCGCATTCACACTGGTGAGAAACCATAtcagtgtaatgaatgtgggaataACTTTCGCCTCAGCAAACAGCTTACTCAGCATTacagaattcatactggagaggcACCTTATGAAGgggaagccttatga